Genomic segment of Colletotrichum destructivum chromosome 5, complete sequence:
GAACCCGCTGTACGACGAGCGCCAGTTCGACCTGAGCGACatgggcgacggcgtcgagctgcagGACAAGCTCGGGCCGTCGCAGGTCGACTTCCTGCTGTGtcccacggcgccgacgtttGCGCCGCGGATCGACGAGGTCCGGCGCCAGACGCCCGTGCAGGTGTACATGAACGATGTCTTCACCGTTCCCGCGAGCCTAGCCGGTCTGCCGGCCGTCAGCATCCCAAAAAGGGTCGAGTCGCACGACGCAGAGGCAGACGAGAGCCGCAAGGTGGCGGGACTTCAGCTGATCGGCCAGTACTGGGACGACAGGCGACTGCTCGGCGTGGCCAAGGATCTCCTACGTCGTTTCTCCGCATGATCTCACTCGCTGGGGTGCGGCAACGAGTTACTACCTGCCACCTGCGCAGCAAGCGTTTGTAACTTGTAAGAGAGCCGCACAGACGGTGAAAAGGCCGTCGGTTGTAAGCTGTACAATAGGATTGCAAACAAAATATACCCATGATGTTCGATAAGACAAAGTCAGAGACACAGGTTGCAAAAAAAAGGTGTTTTGGTCTTTCTCTCCATTATGTATTCACATGCTGCCCGCTCGGGATGCGGCATGCTGGGTATCATGAATCGGCCACCGTCGCTCGCTCAAGGGGACCGTTGTCTGCTTCGTGACCTCGAACGCGACCTCGACTGCGACCGTGGTCCTGACCGCGATCTTGACCGCCTCTCCACGTCCAtcggctcgccgtcgccgctccTGTCCTCGACAATCTCTCCCTCCGAATCGTCCGCGCCGTTATCTCTCGCGTCagcctcctctctctccttcgcttccctctcgtcctcctcctccagcagctcgtcgatgtCCCCCAACGGGCTGATTctctcctccagctcgtccAGGTCCACCAGGTCGGACCTCTTGGGCAGCTCCCTGAAGCTCGTCGCGCAGACCCTCGTCTTGGTcagcaggtcgtcgacgaagtcGTCCATGTACGTCAGGCTCGTCCCCTGGCGGCCCTTGCGCCTCAGCTTCCTCCGGTCCTCGAGGAATGGCTCGAGCAGGAGGTAGACATCCCGAGCCTTCCTCGTCATGCGGACGTAGAAGCACGCCAGCGCTCGCAGGTACTTGAacttctcgccgccgaggccgaggtagGCCTCGAGCACGTCGTCCGAGGGCgcgagctgcagcagcttgaAGGCCAGGCACAGGAACGGCGTAGGCTTCTGGGTGACGCCGTAGGTGCCGCCGACAAAGGTGAcgtgctcgacgacgcggtcgacgatgtcggccTCGTTGACTGCGAAGCACTGCTCCTTGTAAAAATACGAGTCGACGATTCGTTCGCGTACGGCCTTCTCCATGATCGTGGCGGGGTTCTCGCCATTAGGCGCAAGCGAGGCTGAGGAACCGCGCTCATCGAGGAAGCGCCGTTCGTCGGCGTAGACGAGGTCGGGCTTGCTCATCGTTGCGGCTTCTTTCGGGGTTGGTTCTTGGGATGTAGGATCAGGTGGAGGAGAGGATGGTCGAGAGCTCGCTTGGTAGATGAATCGGTCCGCGCGCGAGAAGCGTCGGTGGGGATGACAATACTGCTGCTCAATGGTCGAAGACTTTGCGATTGGAAATGGATCGGCTCTATCGGGTGGTGTGGGGTGGGGTGGCTGCAAtgtgatgcgatgcgatgcgatgcgataCGACGGCAGCTCTGTCGGTTTTACATAGTTCCAAAAGGTGTGTGACGTGacgaagggggaaaaagtTGGTGGTTCAGGGCGAATCAGTGGCGCTTATCGATTGTTGCCGTGCGAACCGAGTCAACAGCCCACATCCAAGCTTCACTCACCCACGCCGCGTCGCATCTGGCGACTGCGATCTTGGACTAAGGCGGAGAAAAGAATACCGGTATCAACAAGCTTCATCTTATTCGAAACACGGAGAAAAACACCTACAAGATCAAAACTATCATCGCTTTCGAACATCAGAATATTTGCCATAAAGCCCCCGAGAATTCCCCCAGTTGCCATGGTGCTCCTCACCTCGTCGCAAGTCTCGGTGCTCctctcctcggccattgGTAACACCTGACCCCATCCGTTCCCGCATTCCAGTCCTGTGAAGAGAAAGAGCAAACAGCTAACCTCACATGGTGCGTCCTGCGCGAACGCGAGCCGTCGTGGCCCCGTTTGCCGCAAACGCACACGTCCGCATTTCTAGTCGTCTCATGCACCGCGGCCCTGTTCCTCAGCGGCTACGTCATCCAACAGCGCACCCTCAACCAGCTGCGCCAGGCCATCAAGCCCGAATCGCGACCCTCGCCCAAGGCGTCGTACTACGTGCCGGAACACCTCCAGGATGTCGCCGGAGGTGCCAACAGGCCGGCGgggaagcagcagcagatcgTCATCGAGGTGAACCCTACGATGccagagcagcagcagcagcagcagcagcagcagcagcagcagcagccacagCAACataagaagaaggccgggcAGAAGCTGGCGGGGTGGACGTCCGATATGTGGCAGAAAATGGTGGCCCCGCCCGAAATAGACGACAAGGGTAGCGTCACCAGGGCCGATCTAGAGAATATGGGTGAAAGGGAGAGGAACATCGAGGGGTGGAATGTCAAGGACCAGAAGAACCCGGATCCCGAAGCGTCGAATCAGAAGCCCATCAGCCGTGCCGAAAGGCGGAAAATGATCAAGGAGGAGCTGCGGCGGTTAGCAGAAAGTGAGGAGAAGGTCTACTACCAGCGTCGACTTTGGTAAGGGAGGATGCCCGAGACGATGAGTCGAGACGGGTAAGATGTAGGGGCTGAGATCCCCAGACATATACATACGGGATCTATGGCGTTGTTGCTTTCTGGGACGTTGGTAATGAGGGACGTTTATGATATCAATATGGTTGGTTGTCCATCATGTATACTTTGTAGATAGGCGGCCCACCGGGCCATGAACAAACGAAGGAGACATGTTTTGTGTTACTCTAGCCCAAAACGACAAGAGGTTGTCTGTATTTGATATGTGCTGGAGAGACGATATGGCTAATCCATCTTGCCCGAAGGAATCGCAGGTCGTTCCAATACCCTGCTTACCAAAACACCGCGtcctctctatctctctctccctctctctccgaATAGCCCTGCGAGCCGGTTTCATGCAGTCGTC
This window contains:
- a CDS encoding Putative pre-mRNA-splicing factor 38 — translated: MRRGVELPSYRIASHRITLQPPHPTPPDRADPFPIAKSSTIEQQYCHPHRRFSRADRFIYQASSRPSSPPPDPTSQEPTPKEAATMSKPDLVYADERRFLDERGSSASLAPNGENPATIMEKAVRERIVDSYFYKEQCFAVNEADIVDRVVEHVTFVGGTYGVTQKPTPFLCLAFKLLQLAPSDDVLEAYLGLGGEKFKYLRALACFYVRMTRKARDVYLLLEPFLEDRRKLRRKGRQGTSLTYMDDFVDDLLTKTRVCATSFRELPKRSDLVDLDELEERISPLGDIDELLEEEDEREAKEREEADARDNGADDSEGEIVEDRSGDGEPMDVERRSRSRSGPRSQSRSRSRSRSRQRSP